Proteins encoded within one genomic window of Cucumis sativus cultivar 9930 chromosome 3, Cucumber_9930_V3, whole genome shotgun sequence:
- the LOC101213362 gene encoding ER lumen protein-retaining receptor — MNIFRLAGDMTHLASVLVLLLKIHTIKSCAGVSLKTQELYAIVFTTRYLDIFTDFISLYNTVMKLIFLGSSYSIVWYIRRHKIVRRSYDKNQDTFRHLFLILPCFVLALLINEKLTFKEVMWTFSLYLEAVAILPQLVLLQRTKNIDNLTGQYVFLLGAYRALYIVNWIYRYFTEPHFVHWITWISGLVQTLLYADFFYYYFQSWKNNQKLQLPA; from the exons ATGAATATCTTTAGATTAGCAGGTGATATGACCCATCTTGCAAGCGTTCTCGTCTTGCTCCTCAAGATTCACACCATTAAATCCTGTGCTG GTGTTTCTTTGAAGACTCAGGAGCTATATGCAATTGTTTTTACGACCCGCTACTTGGATATCTTTACCGACTTCATATCTCTGTATAATACGGTCATGAAGTTAATATTCTTGGGAAGTTCTTATTCAATTGTTTGGTATATTAGACGTCACAAGATTGTTCGTCGGTCATATGACAAGAACCAAGACACTTTCCGCCATCTATTTCTTATCTTACCTTGTTTTGTCTTGGCCCTActtatcaatgaaaagttaacATTCAAGGAG GTGATGTGGacattttctttgtatttggAAGCTGTTGCCATCCTCCCCCAGCTTGTACTTCTACAACGAACGAAGAATATTGACAATTTGACTGGGCAATACGTATTTCTTCTTGG TGCATACCGAGCTTTATACATTGTTAACTGGATCTACCGATACTTCACCGAGCCTCATTTTGTACACTGGATAA CTTGGATTTCTGGGCTCGTGCAAACGCTACTTTATGCCGActtcttctattattattttcagaG TTGGAAGAACAACCAAAAACTCCAGTTGCCAGCTTAA